A window of Lentibacillus sp. Marseille-P4043 contains these coding sequences:
- a CDS encoding ABC transporter permease codes for MIRKWKRNPALVLGILMVTFLLTISIFGRYFPFVDDSLSDILYILDDNQKPVIPPYSPSWEFPFGTDGEGRDLLSLLTMGAGATLALIFFISLIRYIIAIPLAVFAANRVRFFRGLLAGWNQLLSGVPTIFIVMLLVLLPPILFTSARPFFLVLVIALVEVGRVGKIFEEELLVISKKAYVESGVMVGCSPFQLFRRYYYPQISGQIIVNFCNGLGRTLFLLAQLGFVSIFVSQAFVQLESGAMTFVNTSDTWPILLTDITHTIRTAPWIPFFATLAITFTILSFYVLSEGLLRYFQRRT; via the coding sequence CATATTCGGCAGGTATTTCCCCTTTGTTGATGATAGTTTGAGCGATATCTTATACATATTAGATGATAATCAGAAGCCTGTCATACCCCCTTACAGTCCATCGTGGGAATTTCCATTTGGTACGGATGGCGAAGGAAGGGATTTATTGAGCTTGCTCACTATGGGGGCGGGTGCGACGTTAGCATTGATCTTTTTTATTAGTTTGATTCGTTATATCATTGCGATCCCATTGGCGGTATTTGCTGCGAATAGAGTGCGCTTTTTCCGGGGGCTTTTGGCGGGATGGAATCAGTTGCTTTCTGGTGTTCCAACAATTTTTATTGTGATGCTGCTCGTTTTATTACCGCCAATTCTATTTACCTCAGCCCGTCCGTTTTTCCTTGTTCTTGTGATAGCACTAGTAGAGGTAGGGCGTGTTGGCAAAATCTTTGAAGAAGAGTTGCTCGTTATATCAAAAAAAGCTTACGTGGAATCCGGTGTAATGGTCGGTTGTTCACCATTCCAATTGTTCAGACGGTACTATTACCCGCAGATTTCTGGACAAATCATTGTTAACTTTTGCAATGGTCTTGGACGGACACTATTTTTATTGGCGCAGCTTGGATTTGTTTCCATATTTGTATCGCAGGCGTTTGTACAACTGGAAAGCGGAGCAATGACTTTTGTCAACACATCCGATACCTGGCCTATTTTACTTACGGATATCACCCATACAATCCGAACAGCGCCATGGATTCCTTTTTTTGCAACACTTGCAATAACGTTCACCATTCTATCGTTTTATGTTTTATCAGAAGGGCTGCTGCGGTATTTCCAGCGCCGTACATAA